From the genome of Nocardia sp. NBC_01503, one region includes:
- a CDS encoding DEAD/DEAH box helicase, giving the protein MLVQALRRNGIDTPFPIQAAVIPDILAGHDVLGRAATGSGKTLAFGLPMLVRLSGAPTAPRRPRGLILVPTRELALQVETALDEPSLSVGLRLASAVGGLAIKAQDEKLGRGVDLLIATPGRLTDLIGRRAVDLSDVQVITVDEADHMADLGFLPQLTAVLNRVPDTAQKLLFSATLDAAIDNLVQRYLHSPTAHAVTAAPSANPAVGGQDSAEPETAEDGLPDIAHYALHVRRIEKRPVVTEIAARKGRTLLFVRTQHGADKLARKLREVGISAAALHGGQGQNQRTRTLAAFADGTWPVLVATDIAARGIHVDDVSLVVHVDPPADPKDYLHRTGRTARAGASGTVVTVVTPDDRQEAADLARRAGVAVTDLEVRPGDRRLAEITGARRPFGRPVPDPATVAANAKAAAAKPDPAPERPRHRIDPRTGGRQHTKKRKPKPTRNG; this is encoded by the coding sequence ATGCTGGTGCAGGCCCTGCGGCGCAATGGGATCGACACTCCGTTCCCGATTCAGGCCGCGGTGATTCCGGATATTCTCGCCGGTCACGATGTACTCGGCCGGGCCGCAACGGGTTCGGGCAAGACCCTGGCGTTCGGACTGCCGATGCTGGTGCGACTCTCGGGTGCCCCGACCGCGCCGCGGCGGCCGCGCGGGTTGATCCTGGTGCCCACCCGTGAATTGGCCCTGCAGGTCGAGACCGCGCTCGATGAGCCCTCGCTCTCGGTCGGTCTGCGGCTGGCGTCGGCGGTGGGTGGCCTGGCCATCAAAGCGCAGGACGAGAAGCTCGGGCGCGGTGTGGATCTGCTCATCGCCACGCCCGGCCGCCTGACCGATCTGATCGGCCGTCGCGCGGTCGATCTGTCGGATGTACAGGTCATCACCGTCGACGAGGCCGACCATATGGCCGATCTCGGCTTCCTGCCGCAGTTGACGGCCGTGCTCAATCGAGTCCCCGACACCGCCCAGAAGCTGCTGTTCTCCGCGACTCTCGACGCGGCCATCGACAATCTGGTCCAGCGCTACCTGCACTCCCCCACCGCGCACGCGGTGACCGCGGCGCCGAGCGCGAATCCCGCTGTGGGCGGCCAGGATTCCGCCGAGCCCGAGACCGCCGAGGACGGCCTCCCCGATATCGCGCACTACGCCCTGCACGTGCGGCGTATCGAAAAGCGCCCGGTGGTCACCGAAATCGCCGCGCGCAAGGGCCGCACACTGCTGTTCGTGCGCACCCAGCACGGTGCGGACAAACTGGCCCGCAAACTCCGCGAGGTCGGCATCTCCGCCGCCGCCCTGCACGGCGGTCAAGGCCAGAACCAGCGCACCCGCACCCTGGCCGCCTTCGCCGACGGCACCTGGCCGGTGCTGGTCGCCACCGATATCGCCGCGCGTGGCATCCACGTCGACGATGTCTCTCTCGTAGTGCATGTCGATCCCCCGGCCGACCCGAAGGACTATCTGCACCGCACCGGTCGCACCGCGCGTGCGGGCGCGTCCGGCACCGTGGTCACGGTCGTCACCCCCGACGACCGCCAGGAGGCCGCCGATCTGGCCCGGCGCGCCGGAGTCGCGGTCACCGATCTGGAGGTCCGCCCCGGCGACCGCCGACTGGCCGAGATCACCGGAGCCCGTCGCCCCTTCGGCCGACCCGTCCCCGATCCGGCCACGGTCGCGGCCAACGCGAAAGCCGCTGCCGCCAAACCGGATCCGGCCCCCGAACGCCCCCGGCACCGGATCGACCCGCGCACCGGTGGTCGTCAGCACACCAAGAAGCGCAAACCCAAGCCCACCCGCAACGGTTGA
- a CDS encoding nuclear transport factor 2 family protein, with product MTDLQVLSDRLEISELITKLFVYCDQLRWADMTEEVLTEQVYFDSGFGGTPETVPTTDITAGWAEGLGALDAVHHQAGNHLIEITGDTARAHADAIAVHLKNDAANGTTRWFVGSYVLGFERTEKGWRINHFEYKLKVIDGNADLT from the coding sequence GTGACCGATCTTCAGGTACTGAGCGACCGACTGGAAATCAGCGAACTCATCACCAAACTCTTCGTCTACTGCGACCAGCTGCGCTGGGCCGATATGACCGAGGAGGTCCTCACCGAACAGGTGTACTTCGACAGCGGCTTCGGCGGCACCCCCGAAACCGTGCCCACCACCGATATCACCGCCGGCTGGGCCGAGGGCCTGGGCGCCCTCGACGCCGTCCACCATCAGGCGGGCAACCACCTCATCGAGATCACCGGCGACACCGCTCGCGCGCACGCCGACGCCATCGCCGTGCACCTGAAGAACGATGCCGCCAACGGTACGACCCGCTGGTTCGTCGGCAGCTACGTGCTGGGCTTCGAACGTACCGAGAAGGGTTGGCGCATCAACCATTTCGAGTACAAGCTCAAGGTCATCGACGGTAACGCCGACCTGACCTGA
- a CDS encoding GuaB1 family IMP dehydrogenase-related protein codes for MQFLPGQTPPYDLTYDDVFLVPNRTDVASRFDVDLSTSDGTGTTIPLVVANMTAVAGRRMAETVARRGGIVVLPQDLPIQAAADTIAFVKSRSLTADTPVTLDPEHSVSDALALIHKRAHGAVVIVEGGKPVGVVTESACADVDRFARLSTIADSNFVSAPADASPREVFDLLEAGHSKLAVLVNADGTLAGVMTRTGTIRAGIYQPAVDANGQLRIAAAVGINGDIPSKAKALVDAGADVLVMDTAHGHQQKMLEALRSVAALDLGVPLVAGNVVSAAGTRDLIEAGADIIKVGVGPGAMCTTRMMTGVGRPQFSAVAECAAAAKEFGKHIWADGGVRHPRDVALALAAGAANVMIGSWFAGTYESPGDMRIDRDGNRYKESFGMASKRAVAARTATDSSFDRARKALFEEGISSSRMRLDPERPGVEDLIDHITSGVRSSCTYAGARSIAEFHDRAVLGVQSAAGFAEGRPLPAGW; via the coding sequence GTGCAGTTCCTTCCCGGGCAGACTCCGCCCTACGACCTGACCTACGACGATGTCTTCCTCGTCCCGAATCGGACCGATGTCGCCTCGCGTTTCGACGTCGACCTGTCCACCAGTGACGGGACCGGCACCACCATTCCCCTCGTGGTCGCGAATATGACCGCTGTCGCCGGTCGCCGGATGGCCGAGACGGTGGCGCGCCGCGGTGGCATCGTGGTGCTGCCGCAGGATCTTCCGATCCAGGCCGCCGCGGACACCATCGCCTTCGTGAAGAGCCGTTCGCTCACCGCGGACACCCCGGTCACCCTGGATCCGGAGCATTCGGTCTCCGACGCGCTGGCGCTGATTCACAAGCGCGCGCACGGTGCGGTCGTGATCGTCGAGGGCGGTAAGCCGGTCGGCGTGGTCACCGAGAGCGCATGCGCCGATGTGGATCGCTTCGCCCGGCTGAGCACGATCGCCGACTCCAATTTCGTCAGCGCCCCCGCCGACGCCTCCCCGCGTGAGGTCTTCGACCTGCTCGAGGCCGGTCACTCCAAGCTCGCCGTGCTGGTGAACGCCGACGGCACCCTCGCGGGCGTGATGACCCGCACCGGCACCATTCGCGCGGGCATCTACCAGCCCGCCGTCGATGCCAATGGTCAGCTGCGCATCGCCGCGGCGGTCGGTATCAACGGTGATATTCCGTCCAAGGCCAAGGCCCTGGTCGACGCGGGCGCCGATGTGCTGGTGATGGATACCGCGCACGGCCATCAGCAGAAGATGCTCGAGGCGCTGCGCTCGGTGGCCGCCCTGGATCTGGGTGTGCCGCTGGTGGCGGGCAATGTGGTCTCGGCCGCGGGTACCCGCGATCTGATCGAGGCGGGCGCGGACATCATCAAGGTCGGTGTCGGACCCGGTGCCATGTGCACCACCCGCATGATGACCGGTGTCGGCCGCCCGCAGTTCTCCGCCGTGGCCGAGTGTGCCGCCGCGGCAAAGGAATTCGGCAAGCACATCTGGGCCGACGGTGGCGTGCGCCATCCACGCGATGTGGCGCTGGCCCTGGCGGCAGGTGCCGCCAACGTCATGATCGGCTCCTGGTTCGCCGGTACCTACGAATCGCCCGGCGATATGCGGATCGACCGGGACGGCAACCGCTACAAGGAGAGCTTCGGCATGGCCTCCAAGCGCGCGGTCGCCGCCCGTACCGCCACCGATTCGTCCTTCGATCGGGCGCGCAAGGCGCTGTTCGAGGAGGGCATCTCCTCCTCACGCATGCGCCTGGATCCCGAGCGTCCGGGGGTGGAGGATCTGATCGATCACATCACCTCCGGTGTGCGCAGCTCCTGCACCTACGCGGGTGCGCGCAGCATTGCCGAATTCCATGACAGGGCGGTGCTGGGCGTGCAGTCGGCGGCCGGTTTCGCCGAGGGTCGTCCGCTGCCCGCGGGCTGGTAG
- a CDS encoding hemolysin family protein: MSALLTVLSLIGFIALTAGTALFVAAEFSLTALERSTVEAHAREGDRRARQVRKAHRTLSFQLSGAQLGITITTLITGYIAEPVLARLLEPLFDALGLDSGASHGISLALALILATSLSMIYGELVPKNIAIAAPLATARWTAGPMMWFSTAFRWLINFLNGTANWAVRRLGVEPAEELRSARSPQELGSLVRTSALHGALDQRTAQVVDRSLQFGERSAEELMTPRVKIESLDQDCTIADLIETASRTGYSRFPVIDGDLDNTLGVVHVKQAFTHPATQRRTIRLKSICQPVPIVPASLDGDEVLERVRADGMQVALVVDEYGGTAGIVTMEDLIEEILGDVRDEHDEEELDVRRTSNGWDCSGLLRIDEVSRTTGYDAPEGEYETLGGLVLTQLGRIPVTGDEVLLPEPGNNHTMDPHTGGGWIAKVERMDGRRIDRVLLRPVDAEGLAEWELNHG; the protein is encoded by the coding sequence GTGTCAGCCCTGCTCACCGTTCTCAGCCTGATCGGTTTCATCGCACTGACCGCCGGTACGGCATTGTTCGTCGCCGCGGAATTCTCACTCACCGCCCTGGAACGCAGCACCGTGGAGGCGCACGCCCGCGAGGGCGATCGCCGCGCCCGGCAGGTGCGCAAAGCGCATCGCACGCTGTCGTTCCAACTCTCCGGGGCCCAGTTGGGCATCACCATCACCACGCTGATCACCGGTTATATCGCCGAACCGGTGCTGGCGCGACTGCTGGAGCCCCTCTTCGACGCCCTCGGCCTGGATTCGGGCGCCTCGCACGGCATTTCGCTGGCGCTGGCGCTGATCCTGGCCACCTCGCTGTCCATGATCTACGGCGAGCTGGTGCCGAAGAATATCGCCATCGCCGCACCGCTGGCGACCGCACGCTGGACCGCGGGACCCATGATGTGGTTCTCGACCGCGTTCCGCTGGTTGATCAATTTCCTGAACGGCACGGCCAACTGGGCCGTGCGCCGGCTCGGGGTCGAACCGGCCGAGGAGTTGCGTTCGGCGCGTTCACCGCAGGAGTTGGGTTCGCTGGTGCGCACCTCGGCCCTGCACGGCGCGCTGGATCAGCGCACCGCACAGGTGGTGGATCGCTCACTGCAGTTCGGTGAGCGCAGCGCTGAGGAGTTGATGACCCCGCGCGTGAAGATCGAATCGCTGGATCAGGACTGCACCATCGCCGATCTCATCGAAACGGCAAGTCGCACCGGCTATTCGCGCTTCCCGGTGATCGACGGGGATCTGGACAACACGCTCGGCGTCGTCCATGTGAAGCAGGCGTTCACCCATCCGGCGACCCAGCGCCGCACTATCCGGCTCAAGTCCATCTGCCAGCCCGTGCCCATAGTGCCCGCGAGCCTGGACGGTGACGAGGTCCTGGAGCGCGTGCGCGCCGACGGCATGCAGGTGGCCCTGGTCGTCGACGAATACGGCGGCACCGCGGGCATCGTCACCATGGAGGACCTGATCGAGGAGATCCTCGGCGATGTCCGCGATGAGCATGACGAGGAGGAGCTCGATGTGCGCCGCACCTCCAACGGCTGGGACTGCTCCGGTCTGCTGCGCATCGACGAGGTCTCGCGCACAACGGGTTACGACGCGCCCGAGGGCGAATACGAAACCCTCGGCGGTCTGGTGCTGACCCAACTGGGCCGGATTCCGGTCACCGGCGATGAGGTGCTGCTGCCCGAACCCGGAAACAACCACACCATGGATCCGCATACCGGTGGCGGCTGGATCGCCAAGGTGGAGCGGATGGACGGCCGCCGGATCGACCGGGTGCTACTGCGCCCCGTCGACGCCGAGGGCCTGGCGGAGTGGGAGCTGAACCATGGGTGA
- a CDS encoding hemolysin family protein has protein sequence MGDWTAVLLALGLLLGNAFFVGAEFALISARRDRLEALAAQGKRSANTVIEAAQNLSMMLAAAQLGITICSILLGRVGEPAVAHLLSGVFDLIGMPDSLLHPISFAVALAIVVVLHILLGEMIPKNIALAGPERSALLLVPLHLMWLRLAKPLISIYNLAANLSLRALRIEPKDELDSTVSSVELAEMFGESHSEGLLDEEEHRRLTQALGSSDSIVSDVMVPLVKTRSVPLRGEGTTLGDIENAVTETGFSRYPVRAADGSLVGYLHVKDVLDLVADDKAGPSTPIPRTDIRPLPTVSAGATLFEALARLRRTNSHLGRVVDSRGNTVGIVALEDLVEEFVGTVRDATHRIAE, from the coding sequence ATGGGTGATTGGACAGCGGTACTGCTGGCTTTGGGTCTGCTGCTGGGTAACGCGTTCTTCGTCGGCGCGGAGTTCGCCTTGATCTCCGCCCGCCGCGACCGGCTCGAAGCGCTTGCCGCACAGGGCAAGCGCAGTGCCAATACCGTGATCGAGGCGGCGCAGAACCTGTCGATGATGCTGGCGGCCGCACAGCTGGGCATCACCATCTGCTCGATCCTGCTGGGCCGGGTCGGTGAACCCGCTGTGGCGCATCTGCTTTCGGGCGTCTTCGACCTGATCGGCATGCCGGATTCGCTGTTGCACCCGATCTCGTTCGCGGTGGCGCTGGCCATCGTGGTGGTGCTGCACATCCTGCTCGGCGAGATGATTCCGAAGAATATCGCCCTCGCCGGGCCGGAACGCAGTGCGCTGCTGCTGGTTCCGCTGCATCTGATGTGGTTGCGGCTGGCCAAACCGCTCATCTCGATCTACAACCTGGCGGCGAATCTGTCGCTGCGGGCGCTGCGGATCGAACCCAAGGATGAGCTGGACTCCACCGTGTCGTCGGTGGAGTTGGCGGAGATGTTCGGTGAATCGCATTCGGAGGGGCTGCTGGACGAGGAGGAGCATCGCCGCCTCACCCAGGCGCTGGGCTCCAGCGACAGCATTGTCTCCGATGTGATGGTGCCGCTGGTCAAGACCCGGTCGGTGCCATTGCGCGGTGAGGGCACCACCCTCGGCGATATCGAGAACGCCGTCACCGAAACGGGATTCTCCCGCTATCCGGTGCGGGCCGCGGACGGATCGCTGGTCGGCTACCTGCACGTCAAGGATGTGCTGGACCTGGTGGCCGATGACAAGGCCGGGCCCTCGACGCCCATCCCCCGCACCGATATCCGCCCGCTGCCCACGGTCAGCGCGGGAGCCACCCTCTTCGAGGCCCTGGCCCGCCTGCGCCGCACCAACTCCCATCTGGGCCGGGTGGTGGACAGTCGCGGCAATACCGTCGGCATCGTCGCGCTCGAGGATCTGGTGGAGGAGTTCGTCGGCACCGTCCGCGACGCCACCCACCGCATCGCGGAGTGA
- a CDS encoding 3-methyladenine DNA glycosylase: MLAPADWRARAAAHRDRVDALVGPYLAQRAVGTKHPVIDFLFTYYGHKPAQLKRWHPGFGVALAQAPEYVGARGYHQLPNTETVTADPAFLEKRHDTIEFVTRLLEATAARPAQLSCFGLHEWAMVYRTDEVRHQQVPLRLGSAGTDAVVESMQLRCTHYDAFRFFTPEAVPLNIEPLTRADQEHREQPGCLHANMDIYKWGFKLTPLIDSDLLFDSFELACAARELDMRASPYDLSEYAYEPIRIETPSGRAEYVRAQADIATRAEQLRDRLTAACRSLLAG, translated from the coding sequence GTGCTCGCGCCCGCCGATTGGCGGGCGCGAGCCGCCGCGCATCGAGACAGGGTCGACGCCCTCGTCGGCCCGTACCTGGCCCAGCGGGCGGTGGGCACCAAACACCCCGTAATCGATTTCCTGTTCACCTATTACGGCCACAAGCCCGCCCAGCTCAAGCGCTGGCACCCCGGGTTCGGGGTAGCACTGGCGCAGGCCCCCGAGTACGTGGGGGCTCGCGGCTACCACCAACTCCCGAACACCGAGACCGTCACCGCGGATCCGGCCTTCCTCGAAAAGCGCCACGACACCATCGAATTCGTCACCCGCCTACTGGAGGCGACAGCCGCCCGGCCCGCACAGCTGTCCTGCTTCGGCCTCCACGAGTGGGCCATGGTCTACCGCACGGACGAGGTCCGTCACCAGCAGGTCCCGCTGCGCCTGGGGTCGGCGGGCACCGATGCGGTCGTCGAATCAATGCAGCTGCGCTGCACCCACTATGACGCCTTCCGCTTCTTCACACCCGAAGCGGTCCCGCTCAATATCGAGCCGTTGACGCGGGCCGATCAGGAGCATCGCGAACAGCCGGGCTGCCTACACGCGAATATGGACATCTACAAGTGGGGTTTCAAACTCACCCCGCTCATCGACTCCGACTTGCTCTTCGACAGCTTCGAATTGGCGTGCGCCGCACGTGAACTCGATATGCGCGCGAGTCCGTACGATCTCTCCGAGTACGCCTACGAACCGATTCGCATCGAAACACCCTCGGGCCGTGCGGAATACGTCCGAGCGCAAGCCGATATCGCAACTCGCGCGGAGCAGTTGCGCGACCGCCTCACCGCCGCCTGTCGCTCACTGCTCGCGGGCTGA